In Thermothelomyces thermophilus ATCC 42464 chromosome 2, complete sequence, a single window of DNA contains:
- a CDS encoding glycoside hydrolase family 63 protein (CAZy_ID 267879), with protein MASGRQLSFLLTLGWLSALLTALGFATAVSANAATDDEPILHREIGRQNNQSLLWGPYRPNLYFGVRPRIPQSLMTGLMWGKVETYTDFQHTVRYTCEQNEGMKGYGWEEYDPRRGGIQTIHDIQNGLDLTTSFVKVPGGTHGGNWAARIKGVLNGDAPKDQKTIVAFYVTQEGADSELQALPGEDQFGYEGDVTLKGHSESLGNYKLVVTRGQGVQPKSDHDISRIRGPGQTVVQSLTYPEEHIWQAKPILFRQLKEGVDWLVENKYDVQDPPPPWQVYLLTNRPGAGNVHIVQKVFEGDFEFDVLFSSESAGKELTSADLSREIKETTESFAERFSSVFAPKAPFSADRFKEFGRSMFSNLIGGIGYFYGHAVVDRSYAPEYDEENEGFWEETAEARARNQQALEGPYELFTSIPSRPFFPRGFLWDEGFHLLPIADWDMNLTLEIVKSWFNLMDEDGWIGREQILGAEARSKVPPEFQTQYPHYANPPTLFFIIDAFVERLAGAANGSLGDSGKERLAQQHDESLPATASLDNPEVGLEHLRRLYPLLQRQFNWFRRTQAGDIKSYEREAYSSQEGYRWRGRTPTHCLTSGLDDYPRPQPPHPGELHVDLLSWVGVMARSLANVADALGLSADAEQYKKVLTAIERNLDDLHWSEKDGCYCDATVDDFEEHTLVCHKGYISLFPFLTGLLKPDSPRLGRLLKLIGDEEELWSPHGLRSLSKQDEFYGTAENYWRSPVWININYLAIVQLYNVATQEGPHRETARDLYSRLRKNIVDTVYQSWEETGFAWEQYNPETGKGQRTQHFTGWTSLVVKIMAMEDLPAAEAAAGHVRDEL; from the exons ATGGCGTCGGGACGCCAATTGAGCTTTCTGCTCACCCTCGGCTGGCTCAGTGCCCTCTTGACCGCCCTTGGCTTCGCAACTGCAGTATCAGCGAACGCGGCTACCGATGACGAACCGATCCTGCACCGCGAGATTGGGCGCCAGAATAATCAGAGTTTACTATGGGGCCCCTATCGCCCCAACCTCTACTTCGGGGTGCGCCCCAGGATCCCTCAGAGCTTGATGACGGGCTTGATGTGGGGCAAAGTCGAGACATACACTGACTTCCAGCACA CGGTACGGTACACCTGCGAACAGAATGAGGGCATGAAGGGGTATGGATGGGAGGAGTACGACCCCCGGCGGGGCGGTATCCAGACCATCCACGACATCCAGAACGGCCTCGACCTCACCACCTCGTTCGTCAAGGTACCCGGCGGCACGCACGGGGGCAATTGGGCGGCACGCATCAAGGGAGTGCTCAACGGTGATGCGCCCAAGGACCAGAAGACTATCGTGGCCTTCTACGTCACCCAGGAAGGGGCCGACTCGGAGCTGCAGGCGCTTCCCGGCGAGGATCAGTTTGGATATGAGGGGGACGTCACCCTGAAGGGGCACTCGGAGTCGCTTGGTAACTACAAGCTTGTCGTCACGAGAGGCCAAGGGGTCCAGCCCAAGAGCGACCATGACATCTCGCGAATCCGCGGTCCCGGCCAGACCGTCGTCCAGTCCTTGACCTACCCCGAGGAGCACATATGGCAGGCGAAGCCGATCCTATTCAGACAGCTCAAGGAGGGCGTCGACTGGTTGGTCGAGAACAAATACGACGTCCAGGACCCCCCGCCGCCATGGCAAGTGTACTTGCTCACCAACCGACCCGGCGCCGGAAACGTGCATATCGTGCAGAAGGTCTTTGAAGGCGACTTTGAGTTCGATGTGCTCTTCTCTAGCGAGTCGGCAGGCAAAGAGCTGACGAGCGCCGATCTGTCGAGGGAGATCAAGGAGACGACCGAGTCCTTCGCCGAGCGCTTCTCGAGCGTGTTCGCCCCGAAGGCTCCCTTCAGTGCTGACAGGTTCAAAGAGTTTGGCCGGAGCATGTTCTCCAACCTGATCGGCGGCATCGGCTACTTCTACGGACATGCCGTCGTGGACCGGTCGTACGCGCCCGAGTACGATGAGGAGAACGAGGGTTTCTGGGAGGAGACTGCCGAAGCGCGGGCCCGCAACCAGCAGGCATTGGAGGGGCCGTACGAGCTGTTCACGAGCATCCCATCCCGGCCGTTCTTCCCGAGGGGCTTCCTGTGGGATGAGGGGTTTCACCTCCTTCCCATCGCCGACTGGGACATGAACCTCACTCTCGAGATTGTCAAGAGCTGGTTCAACCTGATGGACGAGGACGGCTGGATCGGCCGCGAGCAGATCCTCGGCGCCGAAGCACGCAGCAAAGTCCCCCCCGAGTTCCAGACACAATATCCCCACTACGCCAACCCGCCGACCCTCTTTTTCATCATCGACGCGTTTGTGGAAAGGCTCGCCGGGGCGGCAAATGGCAGTCTAGGAGACTCGGGCAAAGAACGACTCGCGCAACAGCACGACGAGTCCCTCCCCGCCACCGCCTCCCTCGATAACCCGGAAGTCGGCCTCGAACACCTCCGGCGCCTGTACCCCCTCCTGCAGCGCCAGTTCAACTGGTTCCGCAGGACCCAGGCCGGCGACATCAAGTCCTACGAGCGGGAGGCCTACTCCTCCCAGGAAGGCTACCGCTGGCGCGGCCGCACGCCCACGCACTGCCTGACGAGCGGGCTGGACGACTACCCGCGCCCGCAGCCGCCGCACCCCGGCGAGCTGCACGTCGACCTGCTGTCGTGGGTGGGCGTCATGGCGCGGTCGCTGGCCAACGTTGCCGACGCGCTCGGCCTCTCCGCAGACGCGGAGCAGTACAAGAAGGTCCTGACCGCCATCGAGCGCAACCTGGACGACCTCCACTGGTCCGAAAAGGACGGCTGCTACTGCGACGCGACCGTGGACGACTTTGAGGAGCACACGCTCGTCTGCCACAAGGGCTACATCTCGCTCTTCCCGTTCCTGACGGGCCTGCTCAAGCCCGACAGCCCCAGGTTGGggaggctgctcaagctgataggcgacgaggaggagctctGGAGTCCGCACGGCCTGCGCAGCCTGAGCAAACAGGACGAGTTCTACGGCACGGCTGAAAACTACTGGCGCAGTCCGGTGTGGATCAACATCAATTACTTGGCGATTGTCCAGCTTTAC AACGTGGCCACACAGGAAGGTCCCCATAGGGAGACGGCGCGAGACCTGTACTCGCGCCTGCGCAAGAACATTGTCGACACGGTCTACCAGAGCTGGGAGGAGACGGGCTTCGCGTGGGAGCAGTACAACCCCGAGACGGGTAAGGGCCAGCGCACGCAGCACTTCACTGGCTGGACCAGTCTGGTGGTGAAGATCATGGCCATGGAGGACTTGCcagcggccgaggcggcagCGGGGCATGTGAGGGACGAGCTGTAG